A stretch of the Desulfobaccales bacterium genome encodes the following:
- a CDS encoding periplasmic heavy metal sensor → MKLACRFWAQGRGICRGAILLLLLLALAAGRQADGQPWERGADWWRDPRLASELRLDADQQARLQSRHQALTEELIPLRDRLLGAKMEVRALMSHARPDRSRIAAKQQEVLALRGRLQELLIAYWQDCQDILTPEQRRKLANLPSGRGCPWCGPDRGGRGR, encoded by the coding sequence ATGAAACTCGCGTGCCGGTTTTGGGCCCAAGGCAGGGGCATATGCAGGGGGGCAATTCTCCTCCTCCTGCTGCTGGCGCTGGCAGCGGGTCGCCAGGCTGACGGCCAGCCCTGGGAGAGGGGCGCAGACTGGTGGCGGGACCCCCGCCTTGCGTCAGAGCTCCGCCTGGACGCAGACCAGCAGGCAAGGCTGCAGTCCCGGCACCAGGCCCTGACGGAAGAGCTTATCCCCCTCAGGGACCGGCTTCTGGGCGCCAAGATGGAGGTGAGGGCCCTCATGTCCCACGCCCGGCCCGACCGCAGCCGCATCGCCGCCAAGCAGCAGGAAGTTCTGGCCCTGCGCGGCCGCCTACAGGAGCTGCTCATCGCCTATTGGCAGGACTGCCAGGACATCCTGACCCCAGAGCAGCGCCGGAAGCTGGCCAACCTGCCGTCCGGGCGGGGCTGCCCCTGGTGCGGTCCCGACCGCGGTGGCAGAGGCCGCTAG
- a CDS encoding cytochrome c biogenesis CcdA family protein, producing the protein MGPLEAYVNAGFPAVVAVIFSLGLVSGFSPCGLPTVALVVGYVSRNGTHGRANGFMVALCFVLGIATVLTLLGGLSGLLGGLLVPSQAVFAKGSVGLKIFLAGASGIFILLGLWMLKIINFHGFNLMGRMQVEKGSGALGAFLLGLPFGIAASPCTLPVTIAVLIYLAARGDVLGGMFFMFIFTLGRSIPILVAGTFTGLLAKLHGFARWQLALEKLGGSVMVLIGVHFILRSVLKINYLKLFS; encoded by the coding sequence ATGGGTCCCTTGGAGGCTTATGTGAATGCCGGCTTTCCGGCAGTGGTGGCTGTCATCTTCAGTCTCGGTCTGGTGAGCGGCTTCAGCCCCTGCGGCCTGCCCACCGTGGCCCTGGTAGTGGGCTATGTCAGCCGCAACGGCACCCACGGCCGGGCCAACGGCTTCATGGTGGCACTCTGCTTTGTGCTGGGGATTGCCACGGTGCTGACCCTTCTGGGCGGGCTGTCCGGACTTCTCGGGGGGCTGTTGGTGCCCAGCCAGGCCGTGTTCGCCAAGGGGTCGGTGGGCCTGAAAATCTTTCTCGCCGGGGCTTCCGGGATTTTCATCCTCCTGGGCCTGTGGATGCTGAAAATCATCAATTTCCACGGCTTCAATCTCATGGGCCGCATGCAGGTGGAAAAAGGGAGCGGCGCCCTCGGAGCCTTCCTGCTGGGGCTGCCCTTCGGCATCGCCGCGTCGCCCTGCACCCTGCCGGTCACCATTGCGGTCCTCATTTATCTGGCGGCCAGAGGTGATGTCCTGGGCGGCATGTTTTTCATGTTCATCTTTACCCTGGGAAGAAGCATCCCCATCCTGGTGGCCGGCACCTTCACGGGCTTGTTGGCCAAACTGCACGGCTTTGCCCGGTGGCAGCTTGCCCTGGAGAAACTGGGCGGCAGCGTCATGGTGCTGATCGGGGTCCATTTCATCCTGCGCTCGGTGCTGAAGATCAATTACCTCAAATTATTCTCCTGA